A genomic stretch from Mesoplodon densirostris isolate mMesDen1 chromosome 3, mMesDen1 primary haplotype, whole genome shotgun sequence includes:
- the JUND gene encoding transcription factor JunD, producing METPFYGDEALSGLGGGGSGSDGSFASPGRLFPGAPPTAAAGSMMKKDALTLSLSEQVAAALKPAAAPPPAPLRTDGAPGAAPQDGLLASPDLGLLKLASPELERLIIQSNGLVTTTPTSTQFLYPKVAASEEQEFAEGFVKALEDLHKQNQLGAGAASAAAAAGGPSGMAAGAAPPSELAPAAATPEAPVYANLSSYAGGTGGAGGAATVAFAAEPVPFPPPPPPGALGPPRLAALKDEPQTVPDVPSFGESPPLSPIDMDTQERIKAERKRLRNRIAASKCRKRKLERISRLEEKVKTLKSQNTELASTASLLREQVAQLKQKVLSHVNSGCQLLPQHQVPAY from the coding sequence ATGGAAACACCCTTCTACGGCGATGAGGCGCTGAGCGGCCTGGGCGGCGGCGGCAGTGGTAGTGACGGCAGCTTCGCGTCCCCGGGTCGTCTGTTTCCCGGGGCGCCCCCGACGGCGGCGGCCGGCAGCATGATGAAGAAGGACGCGCTGACGCTGAGCTTGAGCGAGCAGGTGGCGGCAGCGCTCAAGCCCGCGGCCGCGCCGCCCCCGGCCCCCCTGCGCACCGACGGCGCCCCTGGCGCGGCGCCCCAAGACGGTCTGCTTGCCTCGCCCGACCTCGGGCTGCTCAAGCTCGCTTCGCCTGAGCTCGAGCGCCTTATCATCCAGTCCAACGGGCTGGTCACCACCACGCCGACAAGCACGCAGTTCCTCTACCCCAAGGTGGCGGCCAGCGAGGAGCAGGAGTTCGCCGAGGGCTTCGTCAAGGCCCTAGAGGACTTACACAAGCAAAACCAGCTGGGCGCGGGCGCGGcctccgctgccgccgccgccgggggACCCTCTGGCATGGCTGCGGGCGCCGCGCCTCCCAGCGAGCTGGCCCCGGCAGCGGCCACGCCCGAGGCGCCCGTCTACGCGAACCTGAGCAGCTACGCGGGCGGTACCGGGGGTGCGGGGGGTGCTGCGACGGTCGCCTTCGCCGCGGAGCCCGTGCCCTTCCCGCCGCCGCCACCCCCAGGCGCGCTGGGGCCTCCGCGCCTGGCCGCGCTCAAAGATGAGCCGCAGACGGTGCCCGACGTGCCGAGCTTCGGCGAGAGCCCGCCGCTGTCGCCCATCGACATGGACACGCAGGAGCGCATTAAGGCGGAGCGCAAGCGGCTGCGCAACCGCATCGCTGCCTCCAAGTGCCGCAAGCGCAAGCTGGAGCGCATCTCGCGCCTCGAGGAGAAAGTGAAGACACTCAAGAGTCAGAACACGGAGCTGGCGTCCACGGCGAGCCTGCTGCGCGAGCAGGTGGCGCAGCTCAAGCAGAAGGTCCTCAGCCACGTCAACAGCGGCTGCCAGCTGCTGCCCCAGCACCAGGTGCCCGCGTACTGA